From the genome of Bacteroidia bacterium:
GTTTCGAGCGTATGCGAGAAAATCACCCGATGAATAGCTTTCAGGAAGCTAAAATGAAAGGAGGAATCCAAGCCTTGAATTTTTGGTTCTTTTGAATCAAGTCAAAAGAACGTAAAGAAAATTTATTCAATTCTCCATTGTCAATTAAAGTCATCAGCACATTTTCAAATCAATTTTGCAATATCAATTCACCATAGTCAATTGTCAATTCTTTTTCTACACAATATTTTTTTATTCTTTCCGTTTTCAGAACTATAAATGCAGTATTAATCTAAAAAATAGAAATCATGAAAAAGACACATGAAACAGGCAACGTTAAGAACGTAGCCAATTTGGAAGATTTAATTTCTTTTTGCGAAGGGTACGCAACAGCGTATCAACCCAGCAATGCAAGCATCCAGCTCGCAGCCTTACAAGCCGTGTTGATGGAAGCGCGCAGTAAAATAACGGCTGTAAATACGGCTGCTACGGAGTACAACAATGCAACCAATGAAAGAGTGATGCTTTTTCAGCCTTTGAGAAAGTTTAGCACACGCATTGTAAATGCCTTGGAAGCAACAGGAGCAGCAAAATTAACCGTTGCCAATGCACGAGCCATCGTTCGGAAAATACATGGAACTAAAGCGCATAAAGACAAACACGCAGAAGCTCCACTTGTTCCTGTAGAGGGCATTATACCTGCCCCTGCGGCAAAAGTGATTTCCGCAGCACAAACAAGTTATGATAGCTTAACGGAACATTTTGCTCGTTTAGTAAATCATTTGCAAGCCGAACCTTTGTACACGCCCAATGAAGCGGATTTGAAAGCAGCCGCATTGGATACATTATTCACTACCATGAATACTGCAAACACTGCCGTTATTAACAAAGCAACGGCATTGAGCAATGCACGTATGGCACGAAATCATTTTTTGTACGATAGCAATACTGGAGTGCATCACTTGGTTCAAGAAGTGAAGAAATACATCAAGTCGGTATTCGGAGCAACAAGTCCAGAGTATCGGCAGGTAAGCAAAATCATGTTTACAAAAGTTAGAATCTAAGAACACTTAAAAGCCCTCTCCTAAAAAAAGAGGGCTTTTACTTTACACATCCTACTGTTCAAGTTTTGGAGCAAGCAGCACCAAAATAAAATCAGCTTCCTCGAGGAACAATTGTTGCACACGACTGAACGATTACACAATCTGACTGAGCGATATTGCAATCTTGCTGAACGATCACACAATCTGACTGAGCGATATTGCAATCTCGCTGAACGATATTGCAATCTTGCTGAACGATTACCCAATCTGACCGAGCGATATTGCAATCTTGCTGAACGATTACCTAATCTGACTGAACGATATTGCAATCTCAGTAAACGATTACCCAATCTGACTGAACGATATTGCAATCTCAGTGAACGGTTACCCAATCTGACTGAACGATATTGCAATCTCGGTGAACGATTATGCTCCTGCAAGCAAAAATCTCCCATAAATACACAGATTGAATGCTTGCCCTAATTGCGCTTCGATTATTCGATAAAGTTTTATTTAAAAAAATATTTTTGCATAAGAGGGTTTCAATTCCAATTTCACCAAATTAGGTTTGGATGTTATTATTTCATAAACTTGCTGTTCGATAGCATTTTAGAGAACTACCTTCTCATTCTAAAAATACCAATCATGAAAACAATTTACGTCTTTGCCTTTTCTGTATTGTTTGTTTTCGCTTGCACCCATAAACCTGCAAAAGAAACCAAAAACACGACAAAACTTTTTGCTGCTATTGGTATTAGCCCAAAAGCCGATACACTAAAGCCAACCCGTATTACACTATTAGATACCTGCCCCAAACCCCGTATTATTGCTATACCAACAAAACCGACAAGCTATACACTACAAACCAAAAGCGGAGCAAAAACCATACAGCTTACTGCACCAGAAACTAAGCCAGCCGGTTTTTATACCCCCATGACCACCTACACAGCCGAACAGGGGCTTTATTCTGGAATTGTTTGCGAATACAAAGACAAAAGTGAGAATCTCTGGTTCGGCACGAATGGGGGCGGTGCGAGCCGTTATGACGGGAAATCCTTTAGCACTTTTACCATCGCTCAGGGGCTTGCCAATAACAGTGTTTATAGTATCGTCCAAGACAAAAGCGGGAATCTCTGGTTCGGCACTTATGGGGGCGGTGCGAGCCGTTATGACGGGAAATCCTTCACTACCTTTACAACGGCACAGGGGCTTGCCAATAACACTGTTTTGAGTATCGTCCAAGACAAAAGCGGGAATCTCTGGTTCGGAACCGATGGCGGGGGCGTAAGCCGTTATGACGGGAAATCCTTCAGCACCTATACAACGGCACAGGGGCTTGCCAATAACACTGTTCCGAGTATCGTCCAAGACCAAAGCGGGAATCTCTGGTTCGGCACCAATGAAGGGTTTAGCGAGCTTAAAGGGTACAGCCTCTCTAAATCTCTCCAAAAGAGAGACCAAAAAAGTGAGATGGCAGTTGTTCCTCTTGCGGCAGATAATACTCTTTCCAACACAACTATTGCTGAAAATTATACACCTGTTTTTGAAAAATATAATTTCAGAAACGGTTATCCGGTAAAAGATGTGAATACAAATGCAATGTTTGTTGATAGCAAAGGAATTATATGGGCAGGTACAGGCGATAAATTAGTGCGTTTTGATTACAGCGGAATTCATAAAAACCTTGAGCCGCCTACTGTTATTCTACAGGATATAAAACTGCAAAGTGAAAAGATATGTTGGTACGATTTACAAAATGGAGAGTTGAAAGTGGAGAATGGAGAATTGAAAAAAGAGGATTCATTGGCAATAGTAAATGAAGAAATAAATACAACAGGCAGCGTATTAAATGAGGCACAACGTGATACTATGCGCCAAAAATTTGCAGGTGTTCATTTTGACAGTATTACTCGTTTTTATCCTTTGCCTGAACATTTAGTTTTGCCTTACAAACATAACAACATCACTTTTGATTTTGCCGCTGTTGAACCTGCAAAGCCTTATTTGGTGAGGTATCAATATATGCTCGAAGGCTATGATAAGGACTGGAATCCGGTAACGGATAAAACTACCGCTACTTTTGGCAATATATACGAAGGCACCTATACCTTTAAACTGAAAGCACAAAGCCCAGAAGGAGTTTGGAGCGAGCCTGTAACCTATACTTTTAAAGTATTGCCGCCATTGGAGCGTACATGGTGGGCGTATAGCATCTATATAATTCTTATTGGCGGCTCTCTTTATTTTTTCTTTCGCTGGCGCACAGCCCAACTGCGTAAAGATAAAGAACACCTGGAACAGGTTGTAGTTGAAAGAACTGCGGAAGTGGTACAACAAAAAGCCATTGTAGAAGAAAAAAACAAAGACATTACCGACAGCATTCTTTATGCTTCACGTATCCAGCGGGCTTTGCTAACGACTGATGTTTATATCAGTCGTTCTTTAAACGAACATTTTATTTTATTCAAACCGCGCGATATTGTTTCGGGAGATTTTTATTGGAACTTTTCCGCAAATGGGTTGGTACATATTGCTTGT
Proteins encoded in this window:
- a CDS encoding two-component regulator propeller domain-containing protein produces the protein MKTIYVFAFSVLFVFACTHKPAKETKNTTKLFAAIGISPKADTLKPTRITLLDTCPKPRIIAIPTKPTSYTLQTKSGAKTIQLTAPETKPAGFYTPMTTYTAEQGLYSGIVCEYKDKSENLWFGTNGGGASRYDGKSFSTFTIAQGLANNSVYSIVQDKSGNLWFGTYGGGASRYDGKSFTTFTTAQGLANNTVLSIVQDKSGNLWFGTDGGGVSRYDGKSFSTYTTAQGLANNTVPSIVQDQSGNLWFGTNEGFSELKGYSLSKSLQKRDQKSEMAVVPLAADNTLSNTTIAENYTPVFEKYNFRNGYPVKDVNTNAMFVDSKGIIWAGTGDKLVRFDYSGIHKNLEPPTVILQDIKLQSEKICWYDLQNGELKVENGELKKEDSLAIVNEEINTTGSVLNEAQRDTMRQKFAGVHFDSITRFYPLPEHLVLPYKHNNITFDFAAVEPAKPYLVRYQYMLEGYDKDWNPVTDKTTATFGNIYEGTYTFKLKAQSPEGVWSEPVTYTFKVLPPLERTWWAYSIYIILIGGSLYFFFRWRTAQLRKDKEHLEQVVVERTAEVVQQKAIVEEKNKDITDSILYASRIQRALLTTDVYISRSLNEHFILFKPRDIVSGDFYWNFSANGLVHIACCDCTGHGVPGAFMSLLNISLLNETVIERKIIRPDLVLNDVRKNIIKALNSDDTVTESKDGMDAVFCTFDFKNKKLQAACANNPIWIISAQGELTEIKPDKMPVGVHSKEQKLFTLQEINLTKGDCVYLFTDGYADQFGGSNGKKFKYKQLKELLIANASKPMDEQKLIFENAFETWKDKLDQVDDVLVMGVRI